The Arachis ipaensis cultivar K30076 chromosome B07, Araip1.1, whole genome shotgun sequence genomic interval CTTTCTACTCTACGTATTTTTGAAATGGAaggattaataattaataatttaatattaaatatgtttCGGTAAGATACAAATATTTGTCGAATACATATACGATGCTTGACTGCTCCCCCACCATTTTCAGTAGGTATCAGTGTCAGCCCCAAAATCATGTCCCAACAAAAGTACAAAGGGAAAAAGGTTGCTCTGACCATAGTACTTAACGTCCATTATTGGCCCCCTCTAATTTTCCATAATCTCAATAAACTTAATAATATTCCCACCAATCCTCTTCATCTTCATTCTGCACATAGGGATAATAAGGGAAAAGCACATTGTATCAACAATGGTAATAGTAGAAATGCTGGTGGTGATAACAGGTAGTGATAATAATAGAGGGATGTAATCTGTGGTAATGGATGGATGTACGTATATTTATGTCTCACAGTGGTCCTGCATCGATcaattaatttgatttatgatCTTGTACATGATAAAATCTCACAGCTCTCGATCGGTACTTTTGCCTGCTTCTCAAACCATTCAGTCATTTTCACACCAGCGATGTTATTGTTGTCTAATTACAAATGTATATATATCTTTCCTGctaatttgtttttcttctttaaaaagaaataaacacaCACTATTAAAGGATGTTCCACTTATAAAGGTAAGTGGACTTATTCCTTTTTGGACATTTCTCATTTCTCAATGCTAGCTCTGGATATAgtagacagagagagagagagagtgtgagaGATTCCAATAAGTTGATAATAAGGTAGATTAGAATAATGTATGTGAGATGTACATATATCAATTAAATAACATTAGCTGAATGCTTTCTTTACTCTAAAGCAAAGGAATATGGTAAAAATATGTTGGAAACACAGGTGAAGTAAACTTGACGTAAAGTTGATAATCAAAAACTGttatataaaaatttagtcaaatcatttaTATCATTTAACAACTCTCAGCTATTAACTTTACGTGAAGTACagttgactgcacctgagttttcacctaaaAATATATGGAGGGTTCTGAAATTAGTTTGTGAATTTCACGCAACTAAACTGACTCAAATTTAATTCTTTAATTCAATCACAACTTGATCAATCAATAACTTGCATGGTAAGTAGCCTATCAACTTGTTAGTTCCTCCCTTAAACATACACTACAAATTGATCACACACAAGTTATATATAACAAAAGGAATCGATGAAGTCATAACTAGTTAATGATTAATACAATAATGCAGCCACACATATTTAATTTCTCATCAATCTCTCATTATACAATGATGATCAATATGGGAGCCAGTCACATAAAACGTCACTGGTATTAAATGATATTACAGTCCTCAGTAGAGACATACATATTGAACAGAAGTGCAAGACAAGAAAAGAAAGAGTGGTGCCATTTTAAGTCATTGCTTCTTTTTATaagaaaagaataatataaaTCATTGAATCATGTGTATGtttgttagtttttctttttcatattacaTATATACcacattattaattaaattattgttCCTTTCATTTTTACTACTCTTTCAGCTACCCAACCTACACTCCTGAATACGGGTACCACCACCAAGTAAGCACCTCTAACTTTTAATTATCCCTCTACGTATATCCTCTCTTTCAAAATTATTACATatcgacttcatgtgaagttgatactcagagctgttagatgaaaattagtcaaatcatctaacgatctctcagatatcaacttcacgtaaagtcgactgcacctgagtttccaccttaatAAATTTgacttaattattatttaatagtaATTCTCTTTATATTATATGAATATAAATATAACTGCAAGTCAGTTTTTACTTTATTATAAAAACAAGATATTATCTAAATTAAGAAAGTAATATAATGGGAAACAGTTGGATAATCTTTAATGATTATAATAATGTGATGAACACATAGGCGACATTGTACACCCCACAGATGCAGCAAGCGCAATATTATCATCATCAGCAACAACAAATATATGGATCACCATCATCCGCTATGGGATCACCATATTACTATGGTGGTTACTCAATGCAAGCACCAAGAAGCACATTACTTTCTTCACCGCAGCATGCAAATCGCTTACCACCACCAGCTGCAGCTGCCGGACCCTCCTATGTATACTACCCTACCACACCAATGGAACCCTCCTCCTTCACTCCTTACCATCATCATCCTCTCCAACAACCAACGATAAGGCATCCCTTTCCATCTCCTACTGGTACATACATGCAATGCAACTTAATTTCTCTTCTCATTAATATTGATTCTTTTTGGTTTGATATgtttaactaaaaataaaaatttatatgcaattatttttatataaagttaatATTTCTccctaaaatatatattaaaaataaatgaaaagaagTATATTGATATGATTCCTTTTTTCAATAGTTGGTTGATCTTTCTTTCCTTTCCGTTACATAAATCTCAAAGAAAGACACATGCACATATGGCCACGCATAGAGGGCAGTGCAAAGACACACATAGGTAGATATATGAATTATGAAGCAGTTACTGACAGAGAGAAATACATAAGAGAAATAATGAAAATGGGAAATGGAGGGTGGTGGCAATATTATATGTGGGGATAGGGGTCCACATGGGGAAGGCAGAGAGCCATGTGAATGAGCTGTCTTGGTTGTGCCGTATATAAAaagattataataataaaatgatgAAAATGGGTCAAAGTGGGATGACAGAGAGGAGAAGATAGAGGTGGAGAGGGTCATCGTGTAAAGTAACAGGGATGCATGTGGTTTTCTCAGTATTGCGGTGGTTAAATTCTTTAAGATGCGGTCAAACCTTCTTTCTTACATGCATTGGCCCACATTGCATCTTTCCATATATCACTCCTTGCTGTAACTTTCGTATTTCAATAATCAAACCCCACCTTGTTAACATTTTTATACTGCTTACATCAATTTTGGTCTACTTTTAATTCTAGACAAATACATAAaatggtggaaactcaggtgcagtcgatttcacgtgaagttgatatttgagagctgttagatgatttgattgatttgactaaattttcatctaacggctctcaaaatatcaacttcacatgaagtcgaaGTCGACTACACCTAAGTTTCCACCAAATAAAATAGTCTCTTTCATATTGTAACAGTACAAATGTAATATATAGGGTATAGAATTGACTTTGTTTAACCGATTCTGATAATTTGTACCGTATGAAAGTGATCTGAAGTAATACTTAACTTAGTATATAGTAGTATATATTATTACCAATAAGATATAGCAAGATTTGAGTTTTTGTTTTAGTACTTGCTCTCACACTGTCTCCTTTATAATCCAATGTGAATTATTGGTGTATTATGGTGTTGTTGTATTAATCAGATCTACAAACTCAGCAGCAGCAAcgaacatcatcatcatcaactgaAACAGCAGCAGCTGGAGGAGTAGTTATAACTTCATCAGAAAGTTCGAATACCCAGCAAGGGAAGAAGAATAACTAatagtaataaaaatatatacaccATGCTAAGTTTCAACTGTATAATCCTTCAAGTTGAACTTTTTCATCACATtattaattcttcttcttcttcatctttattTTCACCCATCATCATATCTTCATTTTTTTGGGTCCACAAGCTGTCACTTTAGCTAAACAATAATGGGTTAGCTGATTACTTGTGTTCTCCACAGCTATGGCATTCAAAAGATCATCCATCATGGACTAATCAACTACTTCATTCAGATACCATCCCTCCTCATCCTcctatttttccttttcttcaatCCCTCTTCACTTAATATTTATTANNNNNNNNNNNNNNNNNNNNNNNNNNNNNNNNNNNNNNNNNNNNNNNNNNNNNNNNNNNNNNNNNNNNNNNNNNNNNNNNNNNNNNNNNNNNNNNNNNNNNNNNNNNNNNNNNNNNNNNNNNNNNNNNNNNNNNNNNNNNNNNNNNNNNNNNNNNNNNNNNNNNNNNNNNNNNNNNNNNNNNNNNNNNNNNNNNNNNNNNNNNNNNNNNNNNNNNNNNNNNNNNNNNNNNNNNNNNNNNNNNNNNNNNNNNNNNNNNNNNNNNNNNNNNNNNNNNNNNNNNNNNNNNNNNNNNNNNNNNNNNNNNNNNNNNNNNNNNNNNNNNNNNNNNNNNNNNNNNNNNNNNNNNNNNNNNNNNNNNNNNNNNNNNNNNNNNNNNNNACATACATTATATTAtgaatttaattattttggtacatgatattctaattatttacacTGTTATTCAATGGAATCTCTTTATTTGCATTATTACTGTTCAAGAGGCTGGTGTGGAATATATTGAAAGTCATCTACCTCTACTTTGTATCATAGTATATAGTTAAATAATAAAAGCATATACCTAAGTCATGCATTAAGATCGAAAATTTCTTAAGCCATTACTTAACTGTTTATATATATGTTTCTACAGAGTCaatagaagaaataaattaaaaagagacCAGCATATGCTGGTTGAAGTAATAAATATATACTCCTTCCctttaattaatatattcaaTAGTTTTAAGTATATCTTTACGTGAAATTACATTGTTAGTTgaaaatcgttaaataatttaatataatta includes:
- the LOC107606157 gene encoding RNA-binding protein 38 isoform X1, with the protein product MAYPHYRPHQFGDTTFTKLFVGGLAWETPTEELRKYFDQFGEILEAVIITDKNTGKSKGYGFVTFRDQESARRACADPNPVIDGRRANCNIASLGRTRPSPPRGRNYMVQGGGAAQQGGAAGASYGGVPAGAGPSSLGAAPPLMYPPPYGYPTYTPEYGYHHQATLYTPQMQQAQYYHHQQQQIYGSPSSAMGSPYYYGGYSMQAPRSTLLSSPQHANRLPPPAAAAGPSYVYYPTTPMEPSSFTPYHHHPLQQPTIRHPFPSPTDLQTQQQQRTSSSSTETAAAGGVVITSSESSNTQQGKKNN